A part of Desulfovibrio sp. JC010 genomic DNA contains:
- a CDS encoding bifunctional 2-polyprenyl-6-hydroxyphenol methylase/3-demethylubiquinol 3-O-methyltransferase UbiG, producing the protein MIALYHHPQADRAHLRGRLSQLCGKEVPADSIVWFSHAGRSMTPIAGGDANLCAPLSSKCKVACFFESAVPLPNDAGVAAYFGQKLLDMGDGSEIFVSLGCWPSSMERRLVLWRLCRWLPSCRVERAPGARSFWRLTRKGEGLEEDLRKLPGRVYGLANDFAGFRNSMLESGNLFSDPDEDYAHSAELVFCNNLKRVLLNAFLMDVVFRAAFGSRRIRLLDVGGGFGFLGAALAERGHDVTVTDIMENRVVTGNRWLAPACGLEDHLRFEQGRMEDLSELGGTYDCITFWGSLLLCDREQVEQVLHTAASMLSPDGIIVVEERPSGMSGSDRAEQFSADEFNALLEKTVGSPTYFNPVSGKRISFDTAKHFILLAVAARDGRKLTHPVMSLIKELLRTVCVTP; encoded by the coding sequence ATGATCGCTCTCTATCACCATCCTCAGGCTGACCGGGCACATTTGCGGGGACGTCTTTCCCAATTGTGCGGAAAGGAGGTCCCGGCGGATTCCATTGTCTGGTTTTCCCATGCGGGGAGGAGCATGACTCCGATTGCAGGCGGGGATGCCAATTTGTGTGCTCCGCTTTCTTCGAAGTGTAAGGTTGCCTGTTTTTTCGAGTCCGCTGTTCCCTTGCCCAATGATGCGGGTGTTGCTGCTTATTTCGGTCAGAAGCTACTCGACATGGGAGATGGTTCCGAAATTTTCGTTTCGCTGGGTTGCTGGCCGTCATCCATGGAGCGGCGGCTTGTCTTGTGGAGATTGTGCCGTTGGCTTCCGTCCTGTCGGGTCGAGAGAGCTCCCGGTGCCCGGTCTTTTTGGCGGTTGACCCGAAAAGGTGAGGGCCTTGAGGAAGATTTGCGTAAGCTTCCGGGAAGGGTGTATGGTTTGGCAAATGATTTTGCCGGATTCAGAAACAGCATGCTGGAGAGCGGTAATCTGTTTTCGGACCCAGATGAAGATTATGCCCATTCCGCGGAGCTTGTTTTTTGTAATAACCTGAAGCGGGTGCTGCTCAACGCTTTCCTCATGGATGTTGTCTTCCGGGCGGCTTTCGGTTCACGCCGGATACGTTTGCTTGACGTGGGGGGAGGATTTGGTTTTCTGGGGGCGGCTCTGGCTGAGCGCGGGCATGACGTCACAGTTACGGATATAATGGAGAACCGGGTGGTCACGGGCAACCGCTGGCTTGCCCCGGCTTGCGGGCTGGAAGACCACTTGAGATTTGAGCAGGGGCGAATGGAGGATTTGAGCGAGCTGGGCGGGACTTATGACTGCATCACTTTCTGGGGCAGTCTGCTGCTCTGCGACAGGGAGCAGGTCGAACAGGTTCTGCACACGGCAGCCTCCATGTTGAGCCCGGACGGCATCATAGTGGTGGAAGAGCGGCCTTCGGGGATGAGCGGTTCAGATAGAGCGGAGCAGTTCAGCGCAGATGAGTTCAATGCACTTTTGGAAAAGACAGTGGGGTCGCCTACATATTTTAATCCGGTCAGCGGTAAACGAATTTCTTTTGACACAGCAAAACATTTCATTTTGCTGGCTGTGGCAGCACGTGACGGCCGGAAGTTGACGCATCCGGTGATGTCCTTGATTAAGGAGCTGTTGAGGACTGTATGCGTTACACCGTAA
- a CDS encoding radical SAM/SPASM domain-containing protein: MSKTHDLKTKVSMITETLHKIISMAVAQIRCIGPDADWVRDAVDAMRQWNNHELRRQTEKYRGQKDEDSHIRSFCSPKAFAAFDHIASTASKATKDGGSIKGKRVLILGSSWGLRPMYLNRARKPEHMLALCFHGQFFPVGKKILERYSQRFTNLHIAKAGLSILERNEPFHIGIVTASMPFHDTEDARMELMRISESILPGGVLAFTNLNTLEGMSYTDLSATLEAFGFRAVAVKHSYLQLFRKDAPVQTATAQEALTMTGQDIDTRISRIKTTEKKRKESVEERKAKIARHIQSAETKLSTLPASYLLNVSSICNLKCIFCGYPDKLRHHAISETLLHQVINGIGGTAAITLTGGEPLLNSMAWKIINTAADYPDLNLSVTSNLNLRNLDVAKIAHGCSHINNSIDAASAETYSIMRQGGDWNLLNENLSLIEQYKKENNQQHPELQINFIVTGHNYSELSAFVDFAAGHGIKTVDFKWLLWQDTPRITDQARVRIDDMEVMATLCREMKLADELASRNGIRIGWEKVPFAIKKFTPGLYEKFELDKLKSYTDMMSGRTSDNQKLLQTMPDGCMPCIAPFSRLQISSPPYASFCCHAKPEFTYIPIDTKKSILDVWNSRQFQKARRLFLEEKYSEVCHPECRLYQIYLKTHKAKGRN, encoded by the coding sequence TTGAGCAAAACACATGATCTCAAAACAAAGGTTTCAATGATTACTGAAACACTACACAAGATAATCTCCATGGCAGTAGCCCAGATTCGCTGCATTGGACCCGACGCAGACTGGGTGCGAGACGCAGTAGACGCCATGCGCCAGTGGAACAACCACGAACTCCGTAGACAAACCGAAAAATACCGGGGACAAAAAGACGAAGACAGCCATATCCGCTCCTTTTGTTCTCCCAAAGCCTTTGCCGCTTTTGACCATATAGCATCAACTGCGTCCAAAGCCACAAAAGACGGAGGCTCCATAAAAGGAAAACGGGTTCTGATTCTAGGTTCAAGCTGGGGCCTTAGACCCATGTACCTGAACAGGGCCCGGAAACCGGAACACATGTTGGCTCTGTGCTTTCACGGACAGTTTTTCCCTGTGGGGAAAAAGATATTGGAACGCTACTCACAAAGATTTACAAACCTGCACATTGCAAAAGCGGGCCTCTCAATCCTTGAGCGTAACGAACCGTTTCACATCGGTATAGTTACGGCAAGCATGCCCTTTCACGATACTGAAGATGCCCGCATGGAATTAATGCGTATAAGCGAAAGCATACTGCCCGGCGGCGTACTCGCGTTTACGAATTTGAACACTCTGGAAGGCATGTCCTATACAGACCTGTCCGCGACTTTGGAGGCTTTCGGGTTTCGCGCCGTGGCAGTTAAGCATTCTTACCTGCAACTTTTTAGAAAAGACGCCCCTGTACAGACTGCAACAGCGCAGGAAGCCCTGACTATGACCGGGCAGGATATCGACACTCGCATATCCAGAATAAAAACAACTGAAAAAAAAAGGAAAGAGTCGGTAGAAGAACGAAAGGCAAAAATTGCACGGCATATCCAATCAGCTGAAACAAAACTTTCCACACTTCCAGCTTCATATCTGCTCAATGTTTCATCGATATGCAATCTCAAATGCATCTTCTGCGGCTACCCGGACAAATTGCGGCATCATGCTATCTCCGAAACTTTGCTGCATCAGGTTATAAACGGCATTGGCGGTACAGCGGCAATAACCCTGACAGGCGGCGAACCCCTGCTGAACTCGATGGCATGGAAAATAATAAATACAGCTGCCGACTACCCGGATTTAAACTTGTCAGTAACCAGCAATTTGAATCTCCGAAATCTGGATGTGGCAAAAATTGCACACGGCTGTTCCCATATCAATAACTCCATTGACGCAGCCTCTGCTGAAACATACAGCATAATGAGACAAGGCGGAGACTGGAATCTCCTTAACGAAAACCTGTCACTTATAGAGCAATACAAAAAAGAAAATAACCAGCAGCATCCAGAACTGCAGATTAACTTTATCGTCACCGGCCACAACTATTCTGAACTCAGCGCATTTGTTGATTTCGCAGCTGGACACGGCATCAAGACCGTCGATTTCAAATGGCTGCTCTGGCAGGATACCCCCAGAATAACGGATCAGGCCCGCGTTAGGATTGATGATATGGAAGTAATGGCAACCTTGTGCCGGGAAATGAAGCTGGCAGATGAACTGGCCTCGCGGAACGGCATACGTATAGGATGGGAAAAAGTACCTTTTGCCATAAAAAAGTTCACGCCCGGTCTGTATGAAAAATTTGAACTGGATAAATTGAAATCTTATACAGATATGATGAGCGGAAGAACATCCGACAATCAGAAACTGCTGCAAACCATGCCTGACGGCTGCATGCCGTGCATTGCACCATTTTCCCGCTTACAAATATCATCTCCCCCGTATGCAAGTTTCTGCTGCCATGCAAAACCCGAATTTACATACATACCGATTGATACAAAAAAATCCATACTTGATGTTTGGAACTCGCGGCAATTTCAAAAGGCACGCCGTCTATTCCTTGAGGAAAAATATTCCGAGGTCTGCCATCCGGAATGCAGGCTTTATCAGATTTATCTGAAAACCCATAAAGCGAAGGGTAGAAATTGA
- a CDS encoding sulfotransferase family 2 domain-containing protein, producing the protein MSNDILKFPLRCLNRVREKIASRHETWVTPENYPFSPPAQRGAMLDWVLNSEKGFAAFFRPRCGSTSVTMWFFANMGYRLRGVSVAAFRKDWVDTHREELEQGLEKNWDSLHKFVVVRDPFDRAVSSYLHTVNYPSEAQLKNLSTVLGPDVTEKNLTFRQFMHFLQQVDFDNMASIWRRQSTLSCWERGGVDDVVRLERMNEYLHSLNKKYGFRHEPTYNSVTVPEGEHVRQAGKECFADIPFSELLAYKQGAVFKSFPYYSEFYDNELRQILSDVFADDLDIYENANIR; encoded by the coding sequence ATGAGTAATGATATTTTGAAGTTTCCCCTGCGTTGTCTGAATCGGGTGCGGGAAAAAATAGCCAGCCGGCATGAGACGTGGGTTACGCCTGAGAATTATCCTTTTTCTCCGCCTGCCCAGCGCGGGGCCATGCTTGACTGGGTGTTGAATTCTGAAAAAGGCTTTGCAGCTTTTTTCAGGCCTCGGTGCGGCAGCACATCTGTGACGATGTGGTTTTTCGCCAATATGGGATATCGGCTGCGTGGCGTTTCTGTGGCAGCTTTTAGAAAAGATTGGGTGGATACCCACCGTGAAGAGCTTGAACAGGGATTGGAAAAAAATTGGGATAGTCTGCACAAGTTTGTTGTTGTCCGCGATCCCTTTGACAGAGCCGTGAGCAGCTATCTGCATACGGTGAATTATCCAAGCGAGGCGCAATTAAAGAATCTTTCCACGGTTCTGGGGCCAGATGTGACGGAAAAAAATCTCACTTTTCGTCAGTTTATGCACTTTTTACAGCAGGTTGACTTTGACAATATGGCTTCAATCTGGCGGCGGCAATCCACTTTGTCCTGCTGGGAGCGGGGCGGGGTCGATGATGTGGTTCGTCTGGAACGTATGAATGAATATCTACATTCATTGAATAAGAAATACGGCTTCCGACACGAACCGACTTATAATTCCGTAACCGTTCCTGAAGGAGAACATGTCCGACAGGCGGGAAAGGAGTGTTTTGCCGATATCCCGTTCAGTGAATTGTTGGCCTACAAACAGGGGGCAGTCTTCAAGTCTTTTCCGTATTACAGCGAGTTCTATGACAATGAGTTGCGCCAGATACTGAGCGATGTTTTTGCTGATGATCTGGATATTTATGAAAACGCAAATATCCGGTAA
- a CDS encoding radical SAM protein — translation MSLLSGMFQKIPPLSSLRASRPWKDAAAVTVAERFISYGGSSAPDAESALQEPAVSHCVKNFLGKRGFWKFDARLKGILSRMGRNDFHDLNILHMGCAWGFTSLHFATHWQPASLVATDIMCGFIAAAAKIKVKFPNTPGFDRLSLYTDDRWCDRPPGSADMVLIDAHFRFKDTEYYQDVLWNGLRIGKPGSHVFWLLPANSSSEEKERRISVLSAFGVKSVEVVHGEMLHGIIGKPQPKLRPECIDVDKNTGTEYPFCTYFWTNLILYHQTYQACCWARKEFYQTYYFPGAEMDIADILASQKLDYARQLMVSGQAARVCSSVCPMYKNHLAGRETSLKSRYDFYAPLRYSDEELDRCTPLFRENILRLRQGMKTGKLPSGTYPLLLTFSLGNACNLECRMCSLILKPRFRYTDHALEAVIKAMPYLTYLCLTGGEPFLFPAMKRLCDEAARYPQLKLRASTNGNLINSPYWIDRILEQFGVISFSVDAATSQTHSNIRKGSDLTKIIGVTSALASKRRSELPQIDWTFCMQRENMSEVSDFVRLAAESGADKVVLQIMNYYEYKEMGVSPEDDVRSSRELGRTALEHLARAHEAVNDTGIVIQDNASVDIYIAYPDLDKVTPENTTACCMVDV, via the coding sequence ATGAGTTTGTTGAGCGGAATGTTTCAAAAAATTCCACCCTTATCCTCCTTGCGGGCAAGCCGGCCATGGAAGGACGCTGCCGCCGTGACGGTTGCTGAGCGTTTTATCAGTTACGGGGGAAGTTCGGCTCCTGATGCCGAATCCGCTCTTCAGGAGCCTGCGGTCAGCCATTGTGTGAAGAATTTTCTCGGCAAGCGGGGCTTTTGGAAGTTTGACGCGCGTCTCAAGGGAATCCTTTCGCGCATGGGACGTAATGATTTTCATGATTTGAACATTTTGCATATGGGGTGTGCATGGGGTTTTACCAGCCTGCATTTTGCCACTCACTGGCAACCTGCTTCCCTTGTTGCGACGGATATTATGTGCGGATTCATCGCAGCTGCAGCGAAAATCAAGGTTAAGTTTCCGAACACGCCCGGATTCGACCGCTTGTCTCTGTATACCGATGACCGATGGTGTGACCGTCCGCCCGGATCAGCGGACATGGTTCTTATCGACGCGCATTTCCGTTTTAAGGATACGGAGTATTATCAGGATGTGTTGTGGAACGGATTGCGCATAGGGAAGCCGGGAAGCCACGTGTTCTGGCTTCTTCCTGCAAACAGTTCTTCCGAAGAAAAGGAGCGTCGGATTTCAGTGCTTTCAGCTTTCGGTGTGAAGTCGGTCGAAGTTGTCCATGGTGAAATGCTGCACGGTATTATCGGCAAACCGCAGCCGAAATTGCGTCCTGAGTGTATTGATGTCGATAAGAATACTGGGACGGAGTATCCGTTTTGTACTTACTTTTGGACGAACCTGATACTGTACCATCAAACATATCAGGCATGCTGCTGGGCGCGGAAGGAATTTTACCAGACTTACTATTTTCCCGGCGCGGAAATGGATATCGCTGATATTCTTGCATCGCAGAAATTGGATTATGCCCGGCAGTTGATGGTTTCCGGACAGGCAGCCAGAGTTTGCTCCTCCGTTTGCCCAATGTACAAAAACCATTTGGCAGGGCGGGAGACATCATTGAAGTCACGGTATGACTTTTATGCTCCGTTGCGCTATTCGGATGAGGAGCTTGACCGATGTACTCCTTTGTTCAGGGAAAACATTCTTCGTCTGAGGCAGGGAATGAAAACGGGCAAACTGCCTTCCGGGACCTATCCTTTGCTTCTGACTTTTTCTCTTGGCAACGCCTGCAATCTGGAGTGCCGCATGTGTTCTCTAATCCTGAAGCCCCGTTTTCGTTATACCGATCACGCGTTGGAGGCAGTGATAAAGGCCATGCCTTATCTGACCTACCTGTGCCTGACAGGCGGGGAACCTTTCCTTTTTCCTGCCATGAAGCGGCTGTGTGATGAGGCTGCCAGGTATCCGCAGTTAAAGTTACGGGCTTCCACCAACGGGAATTTGATAAACAGCCCGTACTGGATCGACAGGATACTTGAACAGTTCGGTGTGATTTCTTTTTCTGTTGACGCGGCTACTTCGCAAACACACAGCAATATCAGAAAAGGTAGTGATTTAACAAAAATTATCGGCGTTACATCTGCCCTTGCGTCTAAACGTAGGTCAGAGCTTCCCCAGATAGATTGGACATTCTGCATGCAGCGGGAAAACATGAGTGAAGTCTCGGATTTTGTCAGACTTGCCGCTGAATCAGGAGCAGATAAAGTTGTTTTGCAAATAATGAATTATTATGAATACAAAGAAATGGGGGTTTCCCCGGAAGATGATGTCAGGTCGTCCCGTGAACTGGGCCGGACAGCTTTGGAACACCTCGCCCGCGCCCATGAAGCAGTTAATGATACGGGAATAGTCATACAGGATAATGCCAGTGTGGATATCTACATTGCGTACCCGGATCTGGATAAGGTGACGCCGGAAAACACGACAGCCTGCTGCATGGTTGATGTATAG